One window of the Sphaerochaeta associata genome contains the following:
- a CDS encoding TIM barrel protein, with amino-acid sequence MMRFSANIEMLCKNESFVDRIRTAKASGFDGIEFWSWENKDLRSIGLLCQELGLGISSISGDSCEYALCDDTHSRPYIEYARASFEAAEQIGCSMVVLHSNALDNGVVVDSYEKVPSHRLFLSMAKTLTALSPYAQKAGITCVLEPLNIQVDHPGCLLHSLAEAALVVESVGSPSIRLLYDLYHMQIETGNLIANFNRFQPLIAHIHAADVPGRHEMGTGEINYTTVFSHLRSRGYGNWVAFELSPSESYEKAVKAIMDMK; translated from the coding sequence ATGATGAGATTCTCTGCCAATATTGAAATGCTTTGTAAAAACGAGTCGTTTGTAGATCGAATCAGGACAGCCAAGGCCTCCGGCTTTGACGGTATTGAGTTCTGGTCCTGGGAGAACAAGGACTTGAGGTCCATTGGCCTTCTTTGTCAGGAGCTCGGTTTGGGCATCAGCAGCATCAGCGGAGACAGCTGTGAGTATGCGCTCTGCGATGACACCCATTCACGGCCCTACATTGAGTATGCGAGAGCCTCATTCGAGGCTGCCGAACAGATAGGGTGTTCCATGGTGGTACTTCACTCCAACGCACTCGACAATGGGGTAGTGGTTGATTCATATGAGAAAGTTCCTTCTCATCGGTTGTTCCTATCCATGGCGAAAACACTTACCGCTCTTTCCCCCTATGCGCAAAAAGCGGGCATTACCTGTGTGTTGGAGCCCCTGAACATACAGGTTGATCATCCTGGTTGCCTGCTTCACAGCCTCGCAGAAGCAGCATTGGTGGTGGAGTCTGTTGGGTCGCCTTCCATCAGATTGCTGTACGATTTGTATCATATGCAGATTGAGACTGGTAACCTTATTGCGAATTTTAATCGATTCCAGCCATTAATTGCCCATATTCACGCAGCCGATGTTCCCGGTCGACATGAGATGGGTACTGGTGAGATTAATTACACGACTGTATTTTCCCATCTCAGGAGCCGGGGATATGGGAATTGGGTTGCTTTCGAGCTAAGTCCGAGTGAAAGCTACGAAAAAGCCGTAAAGGCAATCATGGATATGAAATGA
- a CDS encoding LacI family DNA-binding transcriptional regulator, with translation MISIKDIAKLAGVSVSTVSRVLNQQDNVKADKRERILAAIKQTGYVPNRAARDMVSKHTSTVGIVMPGTFNMFQRQLFSIVEHHLEQFGYHTSFYFASTDEDGELACLKRLKADRLDGIIILHEVALPEFRDHLEDNHIPTVLATFEREGWKATSIHISEDEAALRAVSYLIKLGHRDIACIGGTKYSFSSQRLLGYRKALEQAGIAYDERKVAFADAYNMEGGALALNQLMESNTNFTALFAITDELALGSIRALADHNLSVPGDVSVVGFDNIELSSFSVPRLTTISQPLVEMGQMSVALLHSLITSKNGLPVSIALPFTFVERDSTAQLR, from the coding sequence ATGATAAGTATCAAGGACATAGCGAAATTAGCAGGGGTTTCTGTTTCCACCGTTTCACGGGTGCTCAACCAGCAGGACAACGTCAAGGCTGATAAGCGTGAACGTATACTTGCTGCGATCAAGCAGACCGGCTATGTCCCCAATCGTGCCGCACGCGATATGGTCAGCAAACACACTTCCACCGTCGGCATCGTCATGCCGGGAACCTTCAATATGTTCCAGCGTCAGTTGTTCAGTATTGTGGAACACCATCTGGAGCAGTTCGGCTACCATACCAGCTTCTATTTTGCCTCCACCGATGAGGATGGGGAGCTGGCTTGTCTCAAGCGACTGAAGGCCGACCGCCTGGATGGAATCATCATCCTCCACGAAGTCGCATTGCCCGAGTTCCGTGATCATCTGGAAGATAATCATATTCCCACTGTACTTGCCACCTTTGAGCGGGAAGGGTGGAAGGCTACTTCGATACATATCAGTGAGGATGAAGCCGCCTTGCGTGCGGTCAGCTATCTGATCAAGCTCGGTCATCGCGATATAGCCTGCATCGGAGGAACGAAGTACAGCTTCTCCTCCCAACGCCTGCTGGGGTACCGCAAGGCGCTGGAACAGGCCGGTATTGCATACGATGAAAGAAAGGTTGCCTTCGCCGATGCCTACAACATGGAAGGGGGTGCTTTGGCCCTGAACCAGCTGATGGAATCGAATACCAACTTTACCGCATTGTTTGCCATCACCGATGAGTTGGCCCTTGGTTCAATCCGCGCTCTTGCCGACCACAACCTGAGCGTGCCCGGCGACGTTTCGGTTGTTGGATTTGACAACATCGAGCTCTCCTCGTTCTCCGTTCCCCGCCTGACGACCATCAGTCAACCGCTGGTTGAAATGGGGCAGATGTCGGTAGCGCTGTTGCACTCCCTGATAACCAGCAAGAACGGGCTGCCGGTGAGCATTGCCCTTCCCTTCACCTTTGTCGAGCGTGATTCCACCGCTCAATTGAGATAA
- a CDS encoding CehA/McbA family metallohydrolase: MEEIRLSRTYTSEEQKQYLRIPFEVGENIERIEISYAYLRHKQRQTPYGEEKREINIIDLGLFDEQGQLCGWSGSERLSVVVSEHNSTAGYRRLPIRRGTWQVALGIYKVETSVEVQLTIRLVPKQRRWLKGDLHMHTLNSDGIYTTDEVITYAKHAKLDFIALTDHNNTEQNKEIGNPDGITVIAGMEYTNYGGHANFFFTDDGIFTANPLSNTSEEMQATIAEAKRRNAIVSLNHICDTGCPWVLGFDIPYDLIEVWNGFIKPSDMQAIAWWHQRLAEGRHLAAVGGSDTHRIEQGRSHGTPTTYVHALSCAPKDILDALVQGRSFITATADGARLDLYLGSSGLGETSPWNDGLEGEASVERAKQGDRLTLVSDMGIEKSWNAEYDGSLTFIFPVERRKFYRIELYRKTLGIELLAALTNPVYLN, from the coding sequence ATGGAAGAGATTCGCTTGAGCAGGACCTATACCAGTGAAGAGCAGAAACAGTACCTTCGCATCCCCTTCGAGGTGGGAGAGAACATAGAGCGTATTGAGATATCATATGCTTATTTGCGCCATAAACAGCGGCAAACACCGTATGGAGAGGAGAAGAGGGAGATCAACATCATCGATCTGGGGCTGTTCGATGAGCAGGGGCAGCTTTGCGGCTGGTCAGGCTCAGAACGGCTTTCAGTCGTTGTCAGTGAACACAACAGTACTGCCGGGTACCGCCGGCTCCCGATACGAAGGGGAACCTGGCAGGTTGCCTTGGGAATTTATAAAGTTGAGACCAGCGTCGAGGTGCAGCTCACCATACGACTTGTTCCCAAACAGAGGCGTTGGCTGAAAGGCGACTTGCACATGCACACCCTCAACAGCGACGGCATCTACACCACAGATGAGGTCATCACCTATGCCAAGCATGCCAAGCTGGACTTCATAGCCCTCACCGACCACAACAATACCGAGCAGAACAAGGAAATCGGCAATCCTGACGGAATTACGGTAATCGCAGGGATGGAGTATACCAACTATGGCGGTCACGCAAACTTCTTCTTCACCGATGACGGAATCTTTACTGCAAACCCGCTCTCAAACACCTCGGAAGAGATGCAGGCCACCATCGCAGAGGCAAAGCGAAGAAATGCCATTGTCTCGCTCAACCACATCTGTGACACAGGCTGCCCTTGGGTTCTCGGTTTCGACATTCCCTACGACCTAATCGAGGTATGGAACGGCTTTATCAAGCCTTCAGACATGCAGGCGATCGCTTGGTGGCACCAACGATTGGCGGAAGGCCGTCATCTGGCTGCCGTCGGAGGCTCCGATACCCATCGTATCGAGCAGGGGCGCAGCCATGGAACGCCTACCACGTATGTGCATGCGCTCTCTTGTGCTCCCAAGGATATTCTGGATGCCTTGGTGCAAGGAAGGTCCTTCATAACGGCAACCGCCGATGGAGCCCGACTTGACCTCTATCTCGGCAGCTCAGGCCTTGGAGAAACCAGCCCTTGGAATGACGGGCTTGAAGGAGAGGCCTCGGTAGAACGGGCAAAGCAGGGTGACCGATTGACTCTTGTAAGTGACATGGGTATCGAAAAGAGTTGGAATGCCGAGTACGATGGCTCTCTAACCTTCATATTCCCGGTGGAAAGACGAAAATTCTACCGAATTGAGCTCTATCGAAAAACCCTTGGGATTGAGCTGCTGGCGGCTCTGACCAACCCAGTTTATCTCAATTGA
- a CDS encoding ABC transporter substrate-binding protein, producing the protein MKRTRVLVMLVVLLTISLTLFAQGQVDKAAVEVKVLAGVTGGKDDAENKLFEEAMEKGTGLNITWEKVPSGYDQVLMQKLGAGEQYDLIYLNQFQMYTLGKQGALMDLTARIAASKVYAENVDKAELEKIQFNGKYYAGFNKLEVFPLVNVNKAITDKVGIDLSKLSTLDDYYQMLKKVKTYMEQTEGRKPYYPFFTYMPDIWDLQPWFSSVGLRRGVFVDANGKKYAPYVDPKAKVVWEWLAKLYREGLMDPTSFTGKTGDMRSKMWQSQDIVMDVDWAAWTGLYNNNARTAGTYPAKVNVVGLPGTKGPNGTYMLEQGGASLWAIPANAKNPDEAFKIIEYMATKEGALLLSAGIEGHDYNLKDGKIEYTEAGKAHAKDHGAPFPISKLFDLTVLGEMNPGVLESVSIGRRADVQVAPMGYANGELDARKYYDIMSKWMTECVMGKTTAEAAMKGAENELRTNKLID; encoded by the coding sequence ATGAAACGTACTCGCGTATTGGTAATGTTGGTGGTGCTTCTGACCATCAGCCTCACGCTGTTCGCCCAAGGTCAGGTTGACAAGGCTGCGGTGGAGGTAAAGGTGCTGGCCGGAGTAACCGGCGGAAAGGATGACGCTGAGAACAAGTTGTTCGAAGAGGCCATGGAAAAAGGAACCGGTCTGAACATCACCTGGGAGAAGGTACCCTCCGGGTATGACCAGGTCCTGATGCAGAAGCTTGGAGCCGGTGAGCAGTACGACCTGATCTACCTCAACCAGTTCCAGATGTACACCCTGGGCAAACAAGGAGCATTGATGGACCTGACGGCCAGGATAGCAGCCTCGAAGGTCTATGCAGAAAACGTAGACAAGGCCGAACTTGAGAAAATCCAGTTCAACGGCAAGTACTACGCCGGCTTCAACAAGCTTGAGGTGTTCCCCTTGGTCAACGTCAACAAGGCCATCACCGACAAGGTGGGCATCGACTTGAGCAAGCTCTCCACCTTGGATGATTACTATCAGATGCTGAAAAAGGTGAAGACCTACATGGAGCAGACTGAAGGACGCAAGCCCTACTATCCGTTCTTCACCTACATGCCGGACATCTGGGATCTGCAGCCGTGGTTCAGCTCGGTCGGTCTCAGACGTGGTGTTTTTGTGGATGCAAACGGCAAAAAGTACGCCCCGTATGTCGATCCTAAGGCCAAGGTCGTCTGGGAATGGCTTGCCAAGCTTTATCGTGAAGGCTTGATGGATCCCACTTCCTTCACCGGAAAAACCGGCGACATGCGCTCCAAGATGTGGCAGAGTCAGGACATTGTCATGGACGTCGACTGGGCTGCTTGGACTGGTTTGTACAACAACAACGCCCGCACGGCAGGGACGTATCCTGCAAAGGTCAATGTAGTCGGACTTCCCGGGACCAAGGGGCCGAACGGCACGTACATGCTCGAACAGGGCGGAGCATCGCTGTGGGCGATTCCCGCCAACGCCAAGAATCCCGATGAAGCTTTCAAGATCATCGAGTACATGGCCACCAAGGAAGGAGCACTGTTGCTCTCAGCAGGCATCGAGGGACATGACTACAATCTCAAGGATGGAAAGATCGAATACACCGAAGCCGGAAAGGCCCACGCAAAGGACCACGGGGCTCCGTTCCCGATTTCCAAGCTTTTCGACCTTACCGTCCTGGGCGAGATGAACCCTGGTGTCTTGGAATCGGTATCGATCGGCAGGAGAGCCGATGTACAGGTTGCCCCGATGGGATATGCCAACGGAGAGCTGGACGCCCGCAAGTACTATGATATCATGTCCAAGTGGATGACCGAATGCGTGATGGGAAAAACCACCGCCGAGGCCGCCATGAAGGGTGCTGAGAACGAGCTGAGGACCAACAAGCTCATCGACTGA
- a CDS encoding carbohydrate ABC transporter permease, with product MKNRLSKKDDLPLALRLLSILLLVLVVVLMGLPMLNVLAVSLSTQAKSDSPGLVLLPAPPTFEGYTFIWKHTNLPRPFFNTVYVSVVGTVLHVLMASLAGYILCQSKLPFRKAMTTFILLTMTVPYELTMIGIYAVNRDLGLTNTYTGLIVNGMVSGFSVFLMRNYFQAIPLSLAESARIDGSGEWRIFSSIYLRLSVSGLMTIGTLELIRRWNNITMTITLISDMKKWTLPVVLRFILFDQTSTSGTSYIFANAKMAAVVMTALPLIVLYFFTQSFFSSGIMIGSVKE from the coding sequence ATGAAAAATCGACTCAGCAAGAAAGACGATCTACCCCTTGCACTACGGTTGCTGAGCATCCTGCTGCTGGTCCTTGTCGTGGTGCTGATGGGACTTCCCATGCTCAACGTTCTTGCCGTCTCCCTCTCCACCCAAGCCAAAAGCGACTCCCCCGGTCTGGTGCTGCTTCCCGCTCCGCCCACCTTCGAAGGGTACACTTTCATTTGGAAGCACACAAACCTTCCCCGCCCCTTCTTCAACACCGTCTACGTCTCGGTGGTGGGAACGGTCCTGCATGTGCTGATGGCCTCTCTTGCCGGCTACATCCTCTGCCAAAGCAAGCTGCCGTTTCGCAAGGCGATGACAACCTTCATCCTGCTCACCATGACCGTACCTTATGAGCTTACGATGATCGGCATCTACGCAGTGAACAGGGACCTCGGGCTCACCAATACCTATACCGGCCTTATCGTCAACGGCATGGTCAGCGGTTTCAGCGTCTTTCTGATGCGCAACTACTTCCAGGCCATTCCCCTCTCCCTTGCAGAGTCGGCACGCATCGACGGATCGGGGGAATGGCGAATCTTCTCCTCCATCTACCTGCGTCTTTCGGTTTCCGGGTTGATGACCATCGGGACCCTTGAGTTGATCCGGCGCTGGAACAATATCACCATGACCATCACCCTCATCAGCGACATGAAGAAGTGGACGCTGCCGGTGGTTCTGCGCTTCATCCTGTTCGACCAGACTTCCACTTCGGGAACCAGCTATATTTTCGCCAATGCAAAAATGGCTGCGGTGGTGATGACCGCCCTTCCCTTGATCGTCCTGTACTTTTTCACCCAGTCATTCTTCTCAAGCGGAATTATGATCGGGTCCGTCAAGGAATGA
- a CDS encoding ABC transporter permease subunit: MNTPLGRQLKKYRIFYLMFIPVAIYFIVFTYYPFLRGLIMSFQENRLLGNRPFSGLANYRFVVKDSNFLAAVANSLIIGLWDMVLYFLFSLGFALILNELVQRTIKQSIQTIAYIPYLFSWAVIGGVWVLIFDLQGLVNQFLSLFGTEPIFFLADPAYARPLIIAMGVWRSMGYFALLFTVAIMNIEGQLYEAARIDGASRLMQIRKIILPSLIPTMKTIIVLLSIGVLTHFDEIYVMVNPANRRLISTLLLYVYETGILNFQTGTASAGATLVMAGTLLITGLMRKFIGYDKE, encoded by the coding sequence ATGAATACACCATTGGGAAGACAGCTCAAGAAATACCGAATATTCTACCTCATGTTCATCCCTGTAGCTATCTACTTCATCGTATTCACCTACTATCCATTCCTTCGCGGCCTTATCATGAGTTTCCAGGAGAACAGGCTCTTGGGTAATCGGCCGTTCTCAGGCCTTGCCAACTACCGGTTTGTCGTCAAGGACTCAAACTTCCTTGCAGCGGTCGCCAACTCGCTGATCATCGGCCTTTGGGACATGGTCCTCTACTTCCTCTTCTCCCTGGGTTTTGCTCTCATCCTCAACGAACTTGTCCAGCGAACGATCAAGCAGAGCATCCAGACCATCGCCTATATTCCCTATCTTTTCAGCTGGGCGGTCATCGGAGGCGTCTGGGTCCTTATCTTCGATCTGCAGGGCTTGGTCAACCAATTCCTCTCCCTATTCGGAACCGAACCCATCTTCTTTCTCGCGGACCCCGCCTATGCTCGTCCTCTGATCATCGCCATGGGGGTGTGGCGCTCCATGGGCTACTTCGCCCTGCTCTTTACGGTGGCAATCATGAATATCGAGGGTCAGCTCTATGAAGCTGCACGCATCGATGGGGCCTCGCGCTTGATGCAAATCCGCAAGATCATCCTCCCTTCCTTGATTCCCACCATGAAGACGATCATCGTGCTGCTCTCCATCGGTGTGCTCACCCACTTCGACGAAATCTACGTCATGGTCAATCCCGCCAACCGGAGGCTGATCAGCACCTTGCTTCTCTATGTGTATGAAACCGGTATTCTCAACTTCCAGACAGGAACTGCATCGGCAGGGGCGACCCTGGTGATGGCTGGCACCCTCTTGATCACCGGCCTGATGAGAAAGTTCATCGGCTACGACAAGGAGTAG
- a CDS encoding AraC family transcriptional regulator, with product MDTELNKASRRLSELPISIELSGFTIDVQWLRVMQKSGQWEIERHAHSSFEFHIIARGSCKVATDTRSFVAEAGSFYLTAPGVYHQQWSRSEEDLVEYSLDCTFRPRKESIGSPSEWVELHEFFLSCACLPVKDTSGVIALFDQALNEALALKPGYSIVIHSLVPSILVAAARSMGLSNSLTTTKEKSRMDMIADFVEDNLFRPISPADIAAFMNLSEKQVSRIVFASEGYSTKRFITLAKIEQAKKMLTSTSYSLVEISKELGFSTTSYFNTVFRKTEGVTPGAYREQILEKLDIHHT from the coding sequence GTGGACACCGAACTGAACAAAGCTTCCAGGCGTTTGTCTGAGCTTCCCATCAGCATTGAACTTTCCGGCTTCACCATCGATGTGCAGTGGCTGCGCGTCATGCAGAAATCGGGGCAGTGGGAGATTGAACGTCATGCCCACTCCAGTTTTGAATTCCATATCATTGCCCGAGGCTCCTGCAAAGTCGCCACGGACACTCGTTCCTTCGTAGCCGAAGCGGGTAGCTTTTACCTTACCGCACCGGGTGTCTACCACCAGCAATGGTCCCGGTCCGAGGAGGATCTGGTCGAGTACAGCCTCGACTGCACCTTCCGCCCACGGAAAGAGAGCATCGGTTCTCCGAGCGAATGGGTAGAGCTTCATGAGTTCTTCCTCTCCTGTGCCTGTCTTCCCGTCAAGGACACCAGCGGTGTCATTGCACTGTTCGATCAAGCCCTCAACGAGGCGCTTGCCCTGAAACCCGGGTATTCGATAGTCATTCACTCCCTTGTTCCTTCCATACTGGTTGCCGCGGCCAGAAGCATGGGCTTAAGCAACAGCCTCACCACCACCAAAGAGAAAAGCAGGATGGATATGATCGCCGATTTCGTCGAGGACAATCTCTTCAGACCCATCAGTCCTGCCGATATCGCCGCCTTCATGAACCTGAGCGAGAAACAAGTTTCCCGTATTGTGTTTGCCTCGGAGGGATATTCGACCAAACGCTTCATCACCCTGGCAAAAATCGAGCAGGCCAAGAAAATGCTCACATCCACCTCATACTCCTTGGTTGAGATCTCCAAGGAACTGGGCTTTTCCACCACCAGTTACTTCAACACGGTTTTTCGAAAAACCGAGGGAGTAACCCCTGGTGCATATCGTGAGCAGATTCTGGAGAAGCTCGATATACATCATACCTAA
- a CDS encoding DUF5054 domain-containing protein produces the protein MIKTVHVVFKTHLDIGFTDFAARTIERYHKQFIPQAIEVAKQLRRRGGKERLVWTTGSWLVKDYLEASGPEEKALFVDAVEAGDITWHALPFTTHTELMSGPLVEYALSLSQNLDARFGHTTIAAKMTDVPGHTLALVPFLAKAGVQFLHIGVNGGSPLPDVPPLFVWRAPTGEEVLVQYDASYGSSEPIGELEDVLVIENSADNAGPPKAEEVYAVFEKLEKKYPGSVIMASDLSSYARAILPFKHTLPVVKGEIGDTWIHGIGSDPYKVSCLKRLLAWAQTNVEVLGNDRFMDRLLMICEHTWGMDFKKYLGDYTNYAIEDFHRAREQDIVAASAVPPAYRFIEAFAQKEYAHIFGEQDQRRKTRRYSLFSASHQEQRSYVEQAIASLPPLLRQQAPDSLKPRNTSIDRKEKPAYRLSSNTPIQIGSVQVVIADDGSISSLLTSEGRQMAKGEGIGVYRYESFSSADYDRFHHQYNRNFESGRDWILADYGKPGMEALQPAPEHRLCKARLTDLVRCDAKDIVQIRASLEADEESPRGAPKHIHILYCFSKAGTLVEITLAWNEKEATRLPEALWLSIGLNTEEGGTWRMRKLGQSLPLDTTVSKGARSIHAVEGLAYEHATKPLLIENLDSPLVSLGQRKLLCFDDELPRNDGVFHFNLYNNIWNTNFPLWCEEDGRSTLRFT, from the coding sequence ATGATCAAAACCGTACACGTGGTTTTCAAGACACATCTGGACATTGGTTTCACTGATTTTGCTGCAAGAACCATCGAACGGTATCACAAGCAATTCATTCCTCAGGCGATCGAGGTGGCAAAGCAGCTTCGACGAAGGGGAGGAAAAGAACGCTTGGTGTGGACCACCGGCAGTTGGCTGGTGAAGGACTACCTCGAGGCATCGGGTCCTGAGGAGAAGGCCTTGTTCGTCGACGCGGTCGAGGCGGGCGACATCACCTGGCACGCCCTGCCGTTCACCACTCATACCGAGTTGATGAGCGGCCCTTTGGTTGAATACGCGCTCTCCTTATCACAGAACCTTGATGCACGATTCGGCCACACTACCATAGCTGCAAAAATGACCGATGTGCCGGGCCATACCCTTGCCTTGGTACCTTTCCTTGCCAAGGCCGGGGTGCAGTTTCTTCACATCGGAGTGAATGGAGGGTCTCCCTTGCCAGATGTACCTCCGCTTTTTGTCTGGCGGGCTCCCACCGGCGAAGAAGTGCTTGTTCAGTACGATGCCTCCTACGGCTCATCCGAGCCCATCGGCGAACTGGAGGATGTACTGGTCATCGAAAACAGCGCGGATAATGCAGGACCTCCCAAAGCCGAGGAGGTATATGCCGTATTCGAGAAATTGGAGAAGAAGTATCCCGGCTCGGTCATTATGGCAAGCGACCTTAGTTCCTACGCACGTGCAATCCTGCCGTTCAAGCATACACTCCCAGTTGTGAAGGGAGAAATCGGGGATACCTGGATTCATGGTATCGGCAGCGATCCTTACAAAGTCAGCTGCCTCAAGCGCCTGCTAGCCTGGGCGCAGACTAACGTCGAGGTATTGGGCAACGACCGCTTCATGGATCGGCTCTTGATGATCTGCGAACATACCTGGGGCATGGACTTCAAGAAGTACCTGGGCGATTACACCAACTATGCAATCGAGGATTTTCACCGGGCAAGGGAACAGGATATAGTCGCTGCTTCGGCGGTGCCTCCCGCCTACCGGTTCATCGAGGCGTTCGCCCAAAAAGAGTATGCCCATATTTTCGGTGAGCAGGACCAAAGGCGAAAGACGCGCAGGTACTCGCTCTTTTCTGCAAGCCATCAGGAGCAGCGCTCGTATGTCGAGCAGGCAATCGCTTCTCTTCCTCCTCTGTTGCGCCAACAAGCACCTGATAGTCTGAAACCACGGAATACTTCAATCGATCGCAAAGAAAAACCTGCTTATAGGTTATCGTCCAATACCCCTATACAGATTGGATCGGTACAGGTGGTCATTGCCGATGACGGCAGCATATCCTCGCTTCTGACCTCTGAGGGAAGACAGATGGCCAAAGGGGAGGGTATCGGCGTGTACCGCTATGAGAGCTTCAGCTCCGCTGATTACGACCGGTTCCATCATCAGTACAACCGCAACTTTGAGTCAGGAAGGGATTGGATTCTTGCCGATTATGGAAAGCCGGGGATGGAGGCCTTGCAACCTGCGCCCGAGCATCGCTTGTGCAAGGCCCGGCTCACGGATTTGGTCCGCTGTGATGCAAAGGATATCGTACAAATCCGTGCGAGCCTTGAGGCTGACGAAGAGAGTCCCAGGGGTGCTCCGAAGCATATACACATACTGTATTGCTTCAGCAAGGCAGGAACCCTTGTTGAGATTACGCTTGCTTGGAACGAAAAGGAGGCGACGCGGCTTCCCGAGGCTTTGTGGCTTTCAATAGGGCTCAACACTGAAGAGGGGGGAACCTGGCGAATGCGAAAGCTCGGGCAATCGCTGCCTCTGGACACCACGGTATCGAAGGGGGCGCGCAGTATTCACGCTGTTGAAGGCCTTGCCTATGAGCATGCAACAAAGCCTCTTCTCATCGAGAACCTTGATTCACCGTTGGTTTCGCTTGGTCAGCGCAAACTGCTGTGCTTTGATGATGAGCTGCCCCGAAACGACGGGGTCTTTCACTTCAACCTGTACAACAACATCTGGAATACCAATTTCCCCCTCTGGTGTGAGGAGGATGGTAGGAGCACGCTTCGATTTACCTAG
- a CDS encoding discoidin domain-containing protein, which yields MHIEIQDRDQNIIRQSVDCGYGCALVHQAAYNEGDQIVIHVPQGGLYQIQLDETLGNQVVYLEKEARYAIPLQPALRTCYPVQAFLGSMHLLTLAKVEQTCRRNLALNPYDHHHTQGIFPQAKANVETRGEMVFAARNAIDGNFANHSHGNYPFESWGINRDPKAELTLDFGRPVRIDEIRLTLRADWPHDSWWTEASVTDDTGETYTLALQKDALPQRFPIKEKVVTSLTLHDLKKDERDPSPFPALTQIEVWGVEA from the coding sequence ATGCACATCGAAATTCAGGACAGGGATCAAAACATTATCAGACAGAGCGTCGACTGCGGCTATGGCTGCGCCTTGGTCCATCAGGCTGCCTACAATGAAGGAGACCAGATCGTCATCCATGTTCCCCAGGGCGGCCTCTATCAGATTCAACTTGATGAGACGCTGGGCAACCAGGTGGTCTACCTTGAGAAGGAAGCCCGCTATGCCATTCCCCTGCAGCCTGCACTGCGCACCTGCTATCCAGTCCAGGCTTTTCTAGGTTCGATGCACCTGCTTACCCTTGCAAAGGTGGAGCAAACCTGCCGAAGAAACCTCGCACTCAACCCGTACGACCATCATCACACCCAAGGAATATTCCCCCAGGCCAAGGCAAATGTGGAGACCCGCGGGGAGATGGTATTTGCAGCACGCAATGCGATTGACGGGAACTTTGCAAACCATAGCCATGGGAATTACCCGTTTGAGAGCTGGGGGATAAACCGCGACCCCAAAGCCGAGCTCACCCTCGATTTCGGCAGACCGGTGCGCATTGATGAGATCAGGCTCACCCTCCGTGCTGATTGGCCGCATGACAGCTGGTGGACCGAAGCCTCGGTTACCGATGATACAGGTGAGACCTATACCTTGGCACTACAGAAGGACGCCCTTCCACAACGCTTTCCGATCAAGGAAAAAGTGGTAACCAGCCTTACCTTGCATGACCTGAAGAAGGACGAGCGCGACCCGTCCCCCTTCCCGGCCCTCACCCAGATTGAAGTCTGGGGTGTCGAAGCCTAG
- a CDS encoding MBL fold metallo-hydrolase has product MDCTYIGHSTFLLETEHVLLLFDYTGGPLEVKDGKKSLLVFSSHRHTDHFNETIFSLARREGNTVFILSSDIATHLVPQNVQVRWMGPYEEVSIDEVAVRTLKSTDEGVAFVLQVDGKTIYYAGDLNHWHWEGESEAYNLQMKRDYYAELRLLPAKLDIAFVPVDPRLGPFYSLGAKDLVERVKVKTLIPMHFWKDHSVCEKLKAELKDTDVTVVQLTHENQTWRIL; this is encoded by the coding sequence ATGGATTGTACATATATAGGTCACAGCACCTTTCTCCTTGAGACAGAGCATGTGTTGCTTCTTTTCGATTACACCGGAGGCCCGTTGGAAGTTAAGGACGGAAAGAAGAGCCTGCTGGTGTTTTCCAGCCACCGTCACACAGATCACTTCAATGAAACGATTTTCTCTCTTGCACGACGGGAAGGGAATACCGTTTTCATTCTCTCCTCGGACATCGCCACCCATCTCGTCCCACAGAACGTACAGGTTCGTTGGATGGGCCCGTATGAGGAGGTGAGTATCGACGAAGTGGCCGTCAGGACGTTGAAGTCGACGGACGAGGGTGTTGCATTTGTTCTGCAGGTTGATGGAAAGACCATCTACTATGCAGGGGATTTGAACCATTGGCATTGGGAGGGGGAGAGCGAGGCCTACAACCTGCAGATGAAGCGCGACTACTACGCCGAATTGAGATTGCTTCCCGCCAAACTCGACATTGCCTTCGTGCCTGTAGACCCCAGGCTCGGTCCTTTCTACAGTCTGGGTGCGAAAGACCTGGTGGAGAGAGTGAAGGTTAAAACACTCATCCCCATGCACTTTTGGAAGGACCACTCGGTATGTGAAAAGCTGAAAGCCGAGCTCAAGGATACGGACGTCACGGTAGTACAACTCACCCATGAAAATCAAACTTGGAGGATTCTATGA